The following coding sequences are from one Collimonas arenae window:
- a CDS encoding LysR family transcriptional regulator has product METMIGMQCFVRSAEAGSFSEAARRLGMTSAAVGKNVARLEAGLGVRLFQRSTRSLTLTEAGESFLHEVRDSLVSIQAAVDNLASAGGQPAGVLKVSMGTGFGRTYMVPLLAPFLAKYPAISPDWHFDNRQVDLIAQGFDAALGGGFELPPGVVARQLAPAHRVLLAAPDYFKGKKMPTSPTDLDALDGIFIRSPQTGRVRTWPLRNRANQQVPVTLRVRMTMSDPEAACEIAQMGLGIALVSMPNALPFMLNKSLIRVLPDWYVDGGSLSLYFAAQKLLPAKTRVFVDYVVEHFREHDLARRFSAF; this is encoded by the coding sequence ATGGAAACGATGATCGGAATGCAATGTTTCGTGCGCAGCGCCGAGGCAGGCAGCTTCTCCGAGGCGGCACGCCGCCTCGGCATGACATCGGCCGCGGTCGGCAAGAATGTGGCACGGCTGGAGGCTGGGCTCGGTGTGCGCCTGTTCCAGCGCAGCACGCGTAGCCTGACCTTGACCGAGGCCGGCGAGAGTTTCCTGCATGAAGTCAGGGACAGCCTGGTGTCGATCCAGGCCGCAGTCGATAACCTGGCCAGCGCCGGTGGGCAACCGGCGGGAGTACTCAAGGTCAGCATGGGCACCGGCTTCGGCCGTACCTACATGGTGCCGCTGCTGGCGCCATTCCTGGCAAAGTATCCGGCGATCTCGCCGGACTGGCATTTCGACAACCGCCAGGTTGATCTGATCGCGCAAGGCTTCGATGCCGCTCTTGGCGGCGGTTTTGAGTTGCCACCCGGCGTTGTTGCGCGCCAACTGGCGCCGGCGCATCGGGTGTTGCTGGCGGCACCGGATTATTTCAAGGGCAAGAAGATGCCGACATCGCCGACCGACCTGGACGCGCTCGACGGTATCTTCATTCGCTCGCCGCAAACGGGAAGAGTGCGCACTTGGCCGTTGCGCAACCGCGCCAACCAGCAGGTGCCGGTGACCTTGCGCGTGCGGATGACCATGAGCGATCCGGAAGCGGCCTGCGAAATCGCTCAGATGGGTCTTGGCATTGCCTTGGTCAGTATGCCGAACGCGCTGCCGTTTATGCTCAACAAGAGCCTGATACGCGTGCTACCCGACTGGTATGTCGACGGCGGTAGCTTGTCCTTGTATTTTGCCGCGCAAAAATTACTGCCAGCGAAAACCCGGGTGTTTGTCGATTACGTCGTCGAGCATTTCCGCGAGCATGATCTGGCGCGCCGTTTCTCGGCATTTTGA
- a CDS encoding 8-oxoguanine deaminase, giving the protein MSKTLLIRNARVVVTMDDARREIAGGAVFIRDNMIEQVGDSADLPQSADEVIDAGNHVVIPGLVNTHHHMYQSLTRVIPAAQNGELFNWLTNLYPIWANLTPEMIKVSTLTAMAELIMSGCTTSSDHLYIYPNGCKLDDSIEAAQQIGMRFHAARGSMSVGQSKGGLPPDRVVEDEKAILRDTQRLIETYHDSNRHAMQRIVVAPCSPFSVSRDLMRESAILARQHGVSLHTHLAENVNDIAYSREKFNMTPAEYAEDCGWVGHDVWHAHCVQLDDEGIYMFGRTGTGIAHCPCSNMRLASGIAPIRKMVDAGVPVGIGVDGSASNDGAHMLGEVRQAMLLQRVGFGPDAMTARQALELATLGGAKVLNRDDIGALKPGMSADLVLFDLNKVGFAGGWHDPVAALVFCTPADVAYSIINGRVVVRDGQFTTVDLGSVLEHHNKLALSLAEAAR; this is encoded by the coding sequence ATGTCTAAAACTTTATTGATAAGAAATGCGCGTGTCGTCGTCACCATGGACGACGCGCGTCGTGAAATCGCCGGCGGCGCGGTGTTCATCCGCGACAACATGATCGAACAGGTCGGCGACAGCGCCGACCTGCCGCAATCCGCCGACGAAGTGATCGACGCCGGCAATCACGTCGTCATCCCGGGCTTGGTGAATACCCATCACCACATGTACCAAAGCCTGACGCGCGTGATTCCGGCGGCGCAGAATGGCGAGCTGTTCAACTGGTTGACTAACCTGTATCCGATCTGGGCCAACCTGACGCCAGAGATGATCAAGGTATCGACGTTGACTGCAATGGCTGAACTGATCATGTCCGGCTGCACCACCAGCAGCGATCACCTGTACATCTATCCAAACGGCTGCAAGCTGGACGACAGCATCGAAGCGGCGCAGCAGATCGGCATGCGTTTCCACGCCGCACGCGGCTCGATGAGCGTCGGCCAGTCGAAAGGCGGCTTGCCGCCGGACCGCGTGGTGGAAGATGAAAAGGCGATTCTGCGGGATACCCAGCGCCTGATCGAAACCTATCACGACAGCAACCGCCATGCGATGCAGCGCATCGTGGTGGCACCCTGCTCGCCGTTTTCGGTATCGCGCGACCTGATGCGCGAATCGGCGATTCTGGCCCGCCAGCATGGCGTTTCACTGCATACCCACCTGGCGGAAAACGTCAACGACATCGCCTACAGCCGCGAGAAATTCAACATGACGCCGGCTGAATATGCAGAGGATTGCGGCTGGGTTGGCCATGACGTCTGGCATGCGCACTGTGTGCAGCTGGACGACGAAGGCATCTACATGTTCGGTCGTACCGGCACCGGCATCGCCCACTGCCCTTGCTCCAACATGCGGCTGGCTTCCGGCATCGCGCCGATCCGCAAGATGGTCGACGCCGGCGTACCGGTCGGCATCGGCGTCGATGGTTCGGCATCCAACGACGGCGCCCACATGCTGGGCGAAGTACGACAGGCGATGCTGTTGCAGCGGGTCGGTTTCGGCCCCGACGCGATGACGGCGCGGCAAGCGCTGGAGCTGGCCACGCTCGGCGGCGCCAAAGTGCTCAACCGCGACGACATCGGCGCACTGAAACCAGGCATGTCGGCCGATCTGGTGCTGTTCGATTTGAACAAGGTCGGCTTTGCCGGCGGCTGGCACGATCCGGTGGCGGCGCTGGTCTTCTGCACGCCAGCGGATGTCGCCTACAGTATCATCAACGGCCGCGTGGTGGTGCGTGATGGCCAGTTCACCACGGTTGATCTCGGCAGTGTGCTGGAGCACCACAACAAGCTGGCTCTGTCGCTGGCTGAAGCGGCGCGTTAA